In Anopheles arabiensis isolate DONGOLA chromosome 2, AaraD3, whole genome shotgun sequence, the genomic window TTACGTGGTAAGTGATGTGGCCTGGTAATGACGATCATGACGTTCCgactagtgatgggagctCGGGATCGGACCtacctgattccgattccgcgttcggaatcaattccgaagccaattctgatgctggaatcgattccgattctggcgTCGATTCCGgggtcgattccggagccgattccggagtcgatttcggATTCGATTCCGCGATCAGAATCAGCTCCAAAATCGGAATTGAtcgggaatcgcaatttgccccGATAACGGAATcataattgactccagaactggaattagctccggaatgtgaattagttcttgaattgaaaaaaatagttttagaAGCAAAATTAGTCcaggaatctccatgagaatggatcttatacaagtaaattttgattttttgcgattatcaatacgtagtatgattggaTCTAAACGCCGGTCCAGTGGTGAtaccgaaactgactccgtttaGAAGCCGATTCTAATATAAGATCCAATTCCGATTCgagaaccgattccgattctggagtcgattccggaacaaattccggaatcaattctgaagccgattccgattctggagctgattccggaacgaattccggagtcgattccggaaattaattccggacctactatccggaatcgattccagaaaactgcggagcgagccggaatcgattccgacaaaaagtttatttttctcATCACTACTTCCGACTCATTTATCATCCTCTTCCCATATTGCCATGTCAGGTACACTCGACCACCTTTATCAGGATGGTTTGGTTCTTCTTCAAACCGATCATCAGCGAAAAGTTCAAGAGCAAGCTAATCTACACGAGCAGTCTGGACGAGCTGAAGCAATCGCTCGGCCTTAACACGCTGAAGGTTCCGGATCCGGTGAAAGAGTATGTATTCCGTTAGTGAGGATCAAGCTGGAACATGTCTCTTCAAccctcttctctctctctctctctctctcttctatgATGCAGATTCGATGAAAAAATTAACAACGGCACCCGGTACACGCTGCGGGGCAGTAAATCTAGTCTGAAGAGCAGTCGGTCACTCGAGAACCTGCCCAAGTCGGCCCAGTTCGGCGTGTCGCTGCGGTTCATCATCGAAAATAGCGCCTGCCTCAACTGTATACCGCCGATCGTGCGAAAGTGCGTCGACCATTTGTCACTACCGGacggtaagtgtgtgtgtgtgtgcggtgtttatcaaaaaaaaaaagaagaaagcgaCAGACCCTCTCTCCCATGAGTAATGGGGTGTACGTACGGGAGAGATGACGCGACAAGTGTCTTTAATTGTCGGTTTTATAGGAGGACCCGAGGATGCATCATTCATTTCGTTGAAAGCGTGTGCGTCTGGATGGATTAAATCATCCGAATTTGTTTATATCTTGCAGATGCAAAGAAGCAATcggtttgaaaagaaaaaaagaggttGAAGAATAGGTTCTTGGTATCGGATGTATGATATGGAAGCGTTCGTTAGTAGAAAAGCTGAATGACCGAATTGAAGTCGTTCGAACCTTAAGCTGTAAAGGATATGAAATAATCTAATTTAGTAGTTATATTTTATAAGCATTTCTCCTCCTCTCACAATTTATCAATTTCTCCTCTCTTGTTCTCCCCAACAGTGGTTGAAACGGAAGGCATTTTCCGGCGGTCCGGCAACTACGCCCGAATAAAGGAGCTGCGGGCGAAGATCAACGCCGGCGACGAGGTGCAGCTCTCCAACGAAGACACGCACGTCGTCGCCTCGCTGCTGAAAACGTTCCTGCGCGAGCTAGAGGAACCGCTGCTCACCTACGAGCTGTACGAAGACATTACCCAGTTCGGTGAGTGGAAGACGGAAGAGACCCGCTCGCGCAACGTGAAGCAGCTGCTGCGCGAACGGCTGCCGGAGGAAAACTACGAGCTATTTAAGTACATCGTCGAGTTTTTGGGCAAAATAATGGAGCGCAAAGATTTCAACAAGATGACCTCCTCCAACCTGGCGATCGTGTTCGGCCCGAACCTGATCTGGCCGAAGCAGGAGCAGATGTCGCTGGACGAGATCGGCCCAATCAATGCGTTCATCGACTACGTGCTGCAG contains:
- the LOC120898638 gene encoding rho GTPase-activating protein 68F; protein product: MDTTIVDQKGNAGLPIKLPGAPLNPPMIDSTEDPHPSLSDWHDYEPNLEFDDTELTHPSPEPGTTTVFDDINYSAEFEISSEDEIIKTTLEADNYEEQLTMVGHDENAIRKDFKRRKFIEFIGTDKQGQPIIAIYACRLPERKDLNSNIFIDFIIKSMEEFVQNDYIIAYFHQGMKDNNKPALQFLWNSYKELDRSFKKNLKKLYVVHSTTFIRMVWFFFKPIISEKFKSKLIYTSSLDELKQSLGLNTLKVPDPVKEFDEKINNGTRYTLRGSKSSLKSSRSLENLPKSAQFGVSLRFIIENSACLNCIPPIVRKCVDHLSLPDVVETEGIFRRSGNYARIKELRAKINAGDEVQLSNEDTHVVASLLKTFLRELEEPLLTYELYEDITQFGEWKTEETRSRNVKQLLRERLPEENYELFKYIVEFLGKIMERKDFNKMTSSNLAIVFGPNLIWPKQEQMSLDEIGPINAFIDYVLQHQDDIYFVDINKKDRGAYD